A stretch of Lathyrus oleraceus cultivar Zhongwan6 chromosome 6, CAAS_Psat_ZW6_1.0, whole genome shotgun sequence DNA encodes these proteins:
- the LOC127096825 gene encoding serine/threonine protein phosphatase 2A 57 kDa regulatory subunit B' beta isoform, which translates to MFKKIMKGGHKKPSKSDSHDPPPTGNDRNSAPVMVNHASRGGAGGTSVANSAAMAMTPASGTMEPAPLFRDVPVSDKQNLFLKKLHICCFSLDFTDTMKNVREKEIKRQTLMELVEFIQSGSGKISESCQEEMIRMISINIFRSLPPASHENTGQEPTDPEEDEPSLEPAWPHLQLVYELLLRYVVSSDTDTKVAKRYIDHSFVLKLLDLFDSEDPREREYLKTILHRIYGKFMVHRPFIRKAINNIFYRFIYEIERHCGIGELLEILGSIINGFALPMKEEHKLFLVRALLPLHKPKSVVMYHPQLSYCITQFVEKDFKLADTVIRGLLKYWPVTNCQKEILFLGELEEVLEATQAAEFQRCMVQIFKQISRCLNSSFQVAERALFLWNNERIVTLIAQNRAVILPIIFEAFERNIDGHWNQAVHGLTANVRKMFIEMDAELFEECQKRHAEKQAKAKEEEDQRELNWKRLAEAAAQNGVADMVTD; encoded by the exons ATGTTCAAGAAAATCATGAAAGGAGGGCATAAGAAGCCCTCCAAATCGGATTCCCATGATCCTCCTCCGACAGGGAATGATCGCAACTCGGCGCCTGTTATGGTTAACCACGCCTCACGTGGCGGCGCTGGAGGAACTTCTGTTGCTAATTCCGCCGCGATGGCTATGACGCCAGCTTCCGGTACAATGGAACCTGCTCCGTTGTTCCGCGACGTGCCGGTTTCGGATAAGCAGAATCTCTTCCTCAAGAAGCTGCACATATGCTGCTTCTCGCTTGATTTCACGGATACGATGAAGAATGTTCGGGAGAAAGAGATCAAGCGGCAAACTTTGATGGAGCTGGTGGAGTTCATCCAATCGGGCTCTGGTAAGATATCTGAGAGTTGTCAGGAAGAGATGATCAGAATGATATCTATCAATATTTTCCGAAGCTTGCCTCCGGCGTCTCATGAGAACACCGGTCAAGAGCCTACCGATCCTGAAGAGGATGAGCCGAGCTTAGAGCCAGCTTGGCCTCACTTGCAGCTCGTTTATGAGCTTCTCCTCAGATATGTGGTTTCTTCTGATACTGATACCAAGGTTGCAAAACGGTACATTGATCACTCCTTTGTGCTCAAGTTGCTTGATTTATTTGATTCTGAAGACCCACGTGAGCGCGAGTATTTGAAAACTATTCTCCACCGTATATATGGAAAATTCATGGTTCATAGGCCATTTATTAGGAAAGCAATTAACAACATTTTTTATCGGTTTATATATGAGATTGAGAGACACTGTGGTATTGGGGAGCTTCTGGAGATTCTTGGTAGCATTATTAATGGGTTTGCTTTGCCCATGAAAGAGGAGCATAAGTTGTTTCTTGTTAGGGCTCTTTTGCCATTGCATAAACCTAAATCGGTTGTTATGTACCACCCGCAGTTATCTTACTGCATAACTCAGTTTGTGGAGAAAGATTTCAAGCTGGCTGATACGGTTATCAGGGGCTTGTTGAAGTATTGGCCTGTCACTAATTGTCAGAAGGAAATTCTCTTCCTTGGAGAACTTGAGGAAGTGTTGGAGGCTACACAGGCTGCTGAGTTCCAGCGCTGCATGgttcaaattttcaaacagaTTTCCCGCTGCCTCAACAGTTCCTTTCAG GTTGCAGAGCGAGCCCTCTTTTTATGGAATAATGAACGTATTGTGACCTTAATTGCTCAAAACAGGGCTGTGATATTACCAATAATATTTGAAGCATTCGAGAGAAATATCGACGGTCACTGGAACCAGGCAGTTCACGGTCTGACCGCGAATGTTCGCAAAATGTTTATCGAAATGGATGCAGAATTATTTGAAGAATGCCAGAAGCGTCATGCAGAGAAACAGGCAAAAGCCAAAGAAGAGGAAGATCAGAGGGAATTGAACTGGAAGAGACTTGCAGAAGCAGCTGCACAAAACGGGGTGGCAGATATGGTCACAGATTAG